The following proteins are encoded in a genomic region of Bombus pyrosoma isolate SC7728 linkage group LG1, ASM1482585v1, whole genome shotgun sequence:
- the LOC122570476 gene encoding uncharacterized protein LOC122570476: MSVAGTRRLCRVGLVAVLVTALCVLTLLDSPPQLPDPPADPPPTPGGEPPGTRSIVAYSWARRLALDYRPSKECDGNGTYGTTLNTFKLTDEKWLETIPGQLFLYSAHLDLRVAGYPSLRVIGVKRGPLPTSGLFCTVWYKEEERGRAVSVEALVSTIWLDEWGETVDSYAGILVGCQLPPDAAIEPSKVYVGLEPCHQNASHSLTINGEDRNEAEERRRQFTLCIKGLDFDEDISRKIVAFIEFHRILGAEHFYFYVFNVHENVLKVLRLYERSNVIRWFNLTLPGNLPNEKIARRRFLSEDIWIKRRMELIPYNHCFYDNLHRSEFVLPIDIDEAIVPARRKNWYELLLDERIKLGRNFKDFASYAVRNVYFFPELQTRNQTDRASFEVNSTNILPDLDYLDTIRTACISPEGDSVKSFVSTRRALTVHNHYALTTLNPSTRRAHHFNPEDVLKHHHRACDDRHLDCEVMMGDVRVDESALRYADELNRRMRTFFSDFKAFT; encoded by the exons ATGTCGGTCGCAGGAACCAGGAGACTATGCAGAGTAGGATTAGTCGCCGTGCTGGTCACCGCGTTGTGCGTGTTGACTCTGCTCGATTCGCCGCCACAACTCCCGGATCCACCAGCGGATCCTCCTCCTACGCCTG GTGGCGAACCCCCAGGCACAAGAAGCATCGTGGCTTACTCATGGGCGCGGAGATTGGCACTCGATTACAGACCCTCCAAGGAGTGCGACGGTAATGGAACGTACGGAACGACGTTAAATACGTTCAAGTTAACCGATGAGAAGTGGCTCGAGACAATCCCCGGACAGCTCTTCCTGTACAGCGCCCACTTGGACCTGAGAGTGGCCGGTTACCCAAGCCTCAGGGTGATTGGCGTTAAACGTGGACCTCTACCGACCTCTGGCCTTTTCTGCACCGTCTG GTACAAAGAGGAAGAACGTGGCAGAGCTGTCAGCGTGGAGGCACTCGTGTCGACGATTTGGTTGGACGAGTGGGGCGAGACAGTGGATAGCTATGCGGGGATCCTCGTTGGTTGTCAATTACCACCAGATGCAGCGATCGAGCCGTCGAAGGTGTACGTAGGCCTGGAGCCCTGCCACCAGAATGCTAGTCATAGTTTAACGATAAACGGGGAAGACAGGAACGAGGCGGAGGAACGACGCCGTCAGTTCACTCTTTGCATCAAGGGTTTGGACTTCGACGAGGACATCTCTCGAAAGATCGTCGCTTTTATCGAATTCCACCGAATACTAGGCGCCGagcacttttatttttacgtgtTTAACGTTCACGAGAACGTGTTGAAGGTGTTGAGGCTGTACGAGCGATCGAACGTGATCAGATGGTTCAATCTGACGTTGCCGGGCAATCTACCGAACGAGAAGATCGCTAGAAGGCGGTTTCTCAGCGAGGACATCTGGATCAAGAGACGTATGGAGCTGATACCCTACAATCACTGCTTCTACGATAATCTTCATCGATCGGAATTCGTGCTGCCCATCGACATCGACGAGGCGATCGTTCCGGCCAGAAGAAAGAACTGGTATGAGCTGTTGCTCGACGAGAGGATCAAGCTTGGAAGAAACTTCAAGGACTTCGCCTCGTATGCAGTTAGAAACGTTTATTTCTTCCCTGAGCTGCAGACCAGAAATCAAACCGATCGTGCTAGCTTCGAGGTCAATTCCACAAATATTCTGCCTGATCTGGATTATCTGGACACAATCAGAACTGCTTGCATCTCGCCAGAGGGTGACTCGGTGAAGAGCTTTGTCTCGACCAGGCGCGCGTTAACGGTGCACAATCATTACGCTCTGACCACACTGAATCCGTCCACCAGACGGGCGCACCATTTTAATCCGGAAGATGTGTTAAAGCATCATCATAGAGCCTGTGATGATAGACACTTGGACTGCGAGGTTATGATGGGGGACGTTAGGGTCGATGAATCCGCGTTGAGATACGCGGATGAACTTAATCGAAGGATGAGGACGTTTTTCAGCGACTTCAAAGCATTCACGTAG